A window of the Streptomyces sp. Ag109_O5-10 genome harbors these coding sequences:
- a CDS encoding oxidoreductase: MSAAYATFGLAPAMRAGGVRADGGYQLHRDFVDFVVDGHPLLFQLSDLDAVSPLASDVPPAIFTAQVRSLLLESEPPLPDGRYVVYGCPECQDLACGAVTAVIEHDGDDYIWRDFAWQTSEHVDLELNGYHGIGPFRFRGPEYREALGALLADSGPPPGRRVLLIGARVALLAKLAAALRTIGIGADITRDADGVPAEELRGYAAVVFGPAAGQSERTAVRQAFERAGVPVAYVDGLAPIVPLLVAQIEHVLDRSPIPQRRLAGLAAADGTVGFEVTSPCRVRLTSYRLDRLSRPRAHELFDGVLEPGRHRIPLDGRAAKDGSYVVARSSGSVLVAALER, encoded by the coding sequence ATGTCTGCCGCATACGCGACCTTCGGCCTGGCCCCGGCGATGCGCGCCGGCGGTGTCCGCGCCGACGGCGGCTACCAGCTCCACCGGGACTTCGTGGACTTCGTCGTCGACGGTCACCCGCTGCTGTTCCAGCTCTCCGACCTGGACGCCGTCTCCCCGCTCGCCTCCGACGTCCCGCCCGCGATCTTCACCGCCCAGGTCCGCAGTCTCTTACTGGAGTCCGAGCCCCCGCTGCCCGACGGCCGGTACGTCGTCTACGGCTGCCCCGAGTGCCAGGACCTGGCCTGCGGCGCGGTCACCGCGGTCATCGAGCACGACGGCGACGACTACATCTGGCGGGACTTCGCCTGGCAGACCTCCGAACACGTGGACCTGGAGCTCAACGGCTATCACGGCATCGGCCCGTTCCGCTTCCGCGGCCCCGAGTACCGCGAGGCCCTCGGCGCGCTCCTGGCCGACTCCGGCCCGCCGCCCGGCCGCCGGGTGCTGCTGATCGGCGCCCGTGTCGCCCTCCTCGCCAAACTGGCCGCCGCCCTGCGCACCATCGGCATCGGCGCCGACATCACCCGCGACGCGGACGGCGTGCCCGCCGAGGAGCTCCGCGGCTACGCGGCCGTCGTCTTCGGCCCCGCGGCCGGCCAGTCCGAGCGGACCGCCGTACGTCAGGCGTTCGAACGGGCGGGTGTGCCTGTCGCCTACGTCGACGGACTCGCCCCGATCGTCCCGCTCCTCGTCGCCCAGATCGAACACGTCCTCGACCGCAGCCCGATCCCGCAGCGCCGGCTGGCCGGCCTGGCCGCCGCCGACGGCACCGTCGGCTTCGAGGTCACCTCACCCTGCCGGGTCCGGCTCACGTCGTACCGCCTCGACCGCCTCTCCCGCCCCCGCGCCCACGAACTCTTCGACGGCGTCCTGGAACCCGGCCGCCACCGCATCCCGCTGGACGGCAGGGCGGCCAAGGACGGCTCCTACGTCGTGGCCCGCAGCTCCGGGAGCGTACTGGTGGCGGCCCTGGAGCGCTGA
- a CDS encoding ABC-F family ATP-binding cassette domain-containing protein, whose protein sequence is MTATLVAKNLAAGHGDRSLFSGLDLVVAPGDVIGLVGANGAGKSTLLRLLAGLTAPEHGELRLSPPTASVGHLPQEPERRPGETVRAFLARRTGVAEAQRVMDEATQALVDGAPGADDAYAVGLERWLDLGGADLDERAEEIADSLGLAVDLDQPMTALSGGQAARAGLASLLLSRYDVFLLDEPTNDLDLDGLERLERFVTGLRAGTVVVSHDREFLTRTVTKVLELDLAQQQIRLYGGGYDAYLDERDVARRHAREDYEEYADKRSALQDRAQMQRSWMDKGVKNARRKASNDNDKIGRKFRSEASEKQAAKARQTQRMIERLEVVEEPRKEWELRMEIATAPRSGAVVATLRDAEVRRGDFTFGPVSLQIDWADRVAVTGANGAGKSTLLAALLGRVPLDAGHAALGSGVLVGEVDQARKLFHGTESLLDAFSAAVPDTEPVEVRTLLAKFGLKHDHVLRSAVTLSPGERTRAALALLQGRGVNLLILDEPTNHLDLPAIEQLESALDTYEGTLLLVTHDRRMLDAVRVTRRLEVAAGKVTER, encoded by the coding sequence ATGACTGCCACCCTCGTCGCCAAGAACCTCGCCGCCGGGCACGGCGACCGCTCGCTCTTCTCCGGGCTCGACCTCGTCGTCGCGCCCGGTGACGTGATCGGTCTGGTCGGTGCCAACGGCGCGGGCAAGTCCACCCTGCTCCGGCTGCTCGCCGGGCTCACCGCCCCCGAGCACGGCGAACTGCGTCTGTCCCCGCCGACGGCGAGCGTCGGCCACCTGCCCCAGGAGCCGGAGCGGCGGCCCGGCGAGACCGTCCGGGCCTTCCTCGCCCGGCGCACCGGGGTCGCCGAGGCACAGCGGGTGATGGACGAGGCGACCCAGGCCCTGGTCGACGGCGCACCGGGCGCCGACGACGCCTACGCCGTCGGCCTGGAGCGCTGGCTCGACCTCGGCGGCGCCGACCTGGACGAGCGCGCCGAGGAAATCGCCGACTCCCTCGGCCTGGCCGTCGACCTCGACCAGCCGATGACCGCCCTCTCCGGCGGCCAGGCCGCCCGCGCCGGCCTCGCCTCCCTGCTCCTCTCCCGCTACGACGTCTTCCTCCTCGACGAGCCCACCAACGACCTCGACCTGGACGGCCTGGAACGCCTCGAACGGTTCGTGACCGGCCTGCGCGCCGGCACGGTCGTCGTCAGCCACGACCGCGAGTTCCTCACCCGCACGGTCACCAAGGTCCTCGAACTCGACCTCGCCCAGCAGCAGATCCGCCTCTACGGCGGTGGTTACGACGCCTACCTGGACGAACGCGACGTGGCCCGCCGGCACGCCCGCGAGGACTACGAGGAGTACGCCGACAAGAGGTCCGCCCTCCAGGACCGGGCCCAGATGCAGCGTTCCTGGATGGACAAGGGCGTCAAGAACGCCCGGCGCAAGGCGTCCAACGACAACGACAAGATCGGCCGCAAGTTCCGCAGCGAGGCCAGCGAGAAGCAGGCCGCCAAGGCCCGCCAGACCCAGCGCATGATCGAACGCCTGGAGGTCGTCGAGGAGCCCCGCAAGGAGTGGGAACTGCGCATGGAGATCGCGACGGCCCCGCGCTCCGGCGCCGTCGTCGCCACCCTGCGGGACGCGGAGGTACGGCGCGGCGACTTCACCTTCGGCCCGGTCTCCCTCCAGATCGACTGGGCGGACCGGGTCGCGGTCACCGGCGCCAACGGCGCGGGCAAGTCGACGCTGCTCGCCGCGCTGCTCGGCCGGGTGCCCCTGGACGCCGGGCACGCGGCCCTCGGCTCGGGCGTGCTGGTCGGCGAGGTCGACCAGGCCCGCAAGCTGTTCCACGGCACCGAGTCCCTGCTGGACGCCTTCAGCGCGGCGGTCCCGGACACCGAACCGGTCGAAGTCCGCACCCTGCTGGCCAAGTTCGGCCTCAAACACGACCACGTGCTCCGATCGGCGGTCACCCTCTCCCCGGGCGAACGCACCCGCGCCGCCCTGGCACTGCTGCAGGGCCGGGGCGTCAACCTGCTGATCCTGGACGAGCCGACGAACCATCTCGACCTCCCCGCGATCGAGCAGCTGGAGTCCGCCCTCGACACCTACGAGGGCACCCTCCTCCTGGTCACCCACGACCGCCGCATGCTCGACGCGGTCCGCGTCACCCGCCGCCTGGAGGTCGCGGCGGGCAAGGTGACGGAACGCTGA
- a CDS encoding DinB family protein, giving the protein MTGADFKADLHTYLQDARDVLVWKLEGLSEYDIRRPLTPTGTNLLGLVKHLAGAEAWYFGAAFGRPFDGAPRLWFTGDTEPNGDLWARADETREELVGVYQRIRTHSDETIAALPLDAVGRLPVDPPKEITLHRVLTHMVAETQRHAGHADIVRELVDGATGQRVNGANMAPGDAEAWAEHRDRVERAAGEAGRRGR; this is encoded by the coding sequence ATGACCGGAGCTGACTTCAAGGCCGATCTCCATACGTACCTCCAGGACGCCCGTGACGTGCTGGTGTGGAAGCTGGAGGGGCTGTCCGAGTACGACATCCGGCGTCCGCTGACTCCCACCGGCACGAATCTGCTGGGCTTGGTCAAGCATCTCGCCGGTGCCGAGGCCTGGTACTTCGGAGCGGCGTTCGGGCGTCCCTTCGACGGAGCACCGAGGCTGTGGTTCACCGGCGACACGGAACCCAACGGAGATCTGTGGGCGCGGGCCGACGAGACGCGCGAAGAGCTGGTCGGGGTCTACCAGCGGATCCGGACCCACTCGGACGAGACGATCGCCGCCCTTCCCCTGGACGCGGTCGGCCGCCTGCCCGTCGACCCGCCGAAGGAGATCACCCTCCACCGCGTCCTCACCCACATGGTCGCCGAGACCCAGCGGCACGCCGGTCACGCCGACATCGTGCGCGAGCTCGTCGACGGGGCGACGGGGCAGCGGGTGAACGGTGCCAACATGGCGCCCGGCGACGCGGAGGCCTGGGCCGAGCACCGGGACCGCGTGGAGCGGGCGGCCGGGGAGGCGGGGCGGCGCGGCCGGTGA
- a CDS encoding DUF1003 domain-containing protein, with product MSTSPKRSAPRIVNEQDVLAQLRGTQDRIADAITAFAGTMTFVYLHALWFAVWIVCNEGVLGKGAIWDPFPFGLLTMIVSLEAIFLSTFVMVSQNRQAARENVRADLDFETNVRSEVWSIHIGRALGVDPLEVEKRVQDLLTENRARMNGTAQPPKET from the coding sequence ATGAGCACATCGCCGAAACGGTCGGCCCCGCGGATCGTGAACGAACAGGACGTTCTCGCCCAGCTGCGCGGCACCCAGGACCGCATCGCCGACGCGATCACCGCCTTCGCCGGCACCATGACGTTCGTCTACCTGCACGCCCTGTGGTTCGCGGTCTGGATCGTCTGCAACGAGGGCGTGCTCGGCAAGGGCGCGATCTGGGACCCGTTCCCCTTCGGCCTGCTCACCATGATCGTCAGCCTGGAGGCGATCTTCCTGTCCACGTTCGTGATGGTGAGCCAGAACCGCCAGGCCGCCCGCGAGAACGTCCGTGCCGACCTGGACTTCGAGACCAACGTGCGCTCGGAGGTGTGGTCCATCCACATAGGTCGCGCCCTCGGCGTCGACCCACTGGAGGTCGAGAAGCGCGTCCAGGACCTGCTCACGGAGAACCGCGCCCGGATGAACGGCACCGCCCAGCCGCCGAAGGAGACATGA
- a CDS encoding Tex family protein, giving the protein MTTPGSLVPGSIEGRIAEELGVRERQVKAAVELLDGGSTVPFIARYRKEATEMLDDAQLRTIEERLRYLRELEERRTAILESVREQGKLTAELEAQIRGAETKARLEDIYLPYKPKRRTKAQIAREAGLEPLAEGLLGDPGVEPLAAAAAFVDADKGVADPQAALDGARAILTERFSEDADLIGELRERMWVRGRLAAKVRDGKEEAGAKFADYFDFTEPFTDLPSHRILAMLRGEKEEVLDLVLEPEEPTEGPSSFEGIVAHRFGIADRGRPADKWLTDTVRWAWRTRLLVHLGIDLRLRLRTAAEDEAVNVFAANLRDLLLAAPAGTRATLGLDPGFRTGVKVAVVDATGKVVATDVIYPHVPANKWDEAIAKLARLAKEHAVDLVAIGNGTASRETDKLAGELITRHPDLKLTKVMVSEAGASVYSASAFASQELPDMDVSLRGAVSIARRLQDPLAELVKIDPKSIGVGQYQHDLSEVKLSRSLDAVVEDCVNGVGVDVNTASAPLLARVSGITSGLAENIVAHRDANGPFTSRSQLKNVARLGPKAYEQCAGFLRIRGGDDPLDASSVHPEAYPVVRRMVKTSGQEVAALIGNTGVLRSLRPSDFVDETFGLPTVTDILKELEKPGRDPRPAFRTATFKEGVEKISDLSSGMVLEGVVTNVAAFGAFIDVGVHQDGLAHVSALSKTFVKDPRDVVKPGDIVKVKVLDVDIPRKRISLTLRLDDEAAPQQGGRQGDGGERRQRGGRPPQQRQQQQRQGGGARQASAPAPANSAMADALRRAGLLGGKDGKR; this is encoded by the coding sequence GTGACGACACCCGGGTCCCTGGTTCCAGGGTCCATCGAAGGCAGGATCGCCGAGGAGCTCGGCGTACGGGAGCGGCAGGTCAAGGCTGCCGTGGAGCTGCTCGACGGCGGTTCGACGGTGCCCTTCATCGCCCGCTACCGCAAGGAAGCGACCGAGATGCTCGACGACGCGCAGCTGCGCACGATCGAGGAGCGGCTGCGCTACCTGCGGGAGCTGGAGGAGCGGCGGACCGCGATCCTGGAGTCGGTGCGCGAGCAGGGCAAGCTCACCGCCGAGCTGGAGGCGCAGATCCGGGGCGCCGAGACCAAGGCGCGGCTGGAGGACATCTACCTGCCGTACAAGCCGAAGCGGCGGACCAAGGCGCAGATCGCGCGGGAGGCCGGCCTCGAGCCGCTGGCCGAGGGGCTGCTCGGGGACCCGGGCGTGGAGCCACTGGCGGCCGCCGCCGCCTTCGTCGACGCCGACAAGGGCGTCGCCGATCCGCAGGCCGCCCTGGACGGTGCCCGCGCGATCCTCACCGAGCGTTTCTCGGAGGACGCCGACCTCATCGGTGAGCTGCGCGAGCGCATGTGGGTGCGCGGCCGGCTCGCCGCGAAGGTGCGGGACGGCAAGGAGGAGGCGGGCGCGAAGTTCGCCGACTACTTCGACTTCACCGAGCCCTTCACCGACCTGCCCTCGCACCGCATCCTGGCGATGCTGCGCGGCGAGAAGGAGGAGGTCCTCGACCTCGTCCTGGAGCCGGAGGAGCCGACCGAGGGCCCGTCCTCGTTCGAGGGGATCGTCGCCCACAGGTTCGGGATCGCCGACCGGGGCCGGCCGGCCGACAAGTGGCTGACGGACACGGTCCGCTGGGCCTGGCGCACCCGGCTCCTCGTCCACCTCGGCATCGACCTGCGGCTGCGGCTGCGCACGGCCGCCGAGGACGAGGCGGTCAACGTGTTCGCGGCGAACCTGCGCGACCTGCTGCTCGCCGCCCCGGCCGGCACGCGCGCGACGCTGGGCCTGGACCCCGGTTTCCGGACCGGTGTGAAGGTCGCCGTCGTCGACGCCACCGGCAAGGTGGTCGCCACCGACGTCATCTACCCGCACGTCCCGGCCAACAAATGGGACGAGGCGATCGCCAAGCTGGCCCGGCTCGCCAAGGAGCACGCGGTCGACCTGGTCGCGATCGGCAACGGCACGGCGTCCCGCGAGACCGACAAGCTCGCCGGTGAGCTCATCACCAGGCACCCGGACCTGAAGCTCACCAAGGTGATGGTGTCCGAGGCCGGCGCGTCCGTGTACTCGGCCTCCGCCTTCGCCTCCCAGGAGCTGCCCGACATGGACGTGTCGCTGCGCGGCGCCGTCTCCATCGCCCGCCGGCTCCAGGACCCGCTGGCCGAGCTGGTGAAGATCGACCCCAAGTCGATCGGCGTCGGCCAGTACCAGCACGACCTGTCCGAGGTGAAGCTGTCCCGCTCGCTGGACGCGGTGGTCGAGGACTGTGTGAACGGCGTGGGCGTGGACGTCAACACGGCGTCGGCCCCGCTCCTCGCCCGGGTCTCCGGCATCACCTCCGGACTCGCCGAGAACATCGTCGCCCACCGCGACGCCAACGGCCCGTTCACCTCCCGCAGCCAGCTGAAGAACGTGGCCCGGCTCGGCCCGAAGGCGTACGAGCAGTGCGCGGGCTTCCTGCGCATCCGCGGCGGCGACGACCCGCTGGACGCGTCGAGCGTCCACCCGGAGGCGTACCCCGTCGTCCGGCGGATGGTGAAGACGTCGGGCCAGGAGGTGGCCGCGCTCATCGGCAACACGGGTGTGCTGCGCTCGCTGCGGCCGTCGGACTTCGTGGACGAGACGTTCGGTCTGCCGACCGTCACCGACATCCTCAAGGAGCTGGAGAAGCCCGGGCGCGACCCGCGTCCGGCGTTCAGGACGGCCACCTTCAAGGAGGGCGTCGAGAAGATCTCCGACCTGTCCTCCGGGATGGTCCTGGAGGGCGTGGTGACGAACGTGGCGGCATTCGGCGCGTTCATCGACGTCGGCGTGCACCAGGACGGTCTGGCGCACGTCTCCGCGCTGTCCAAGACCTTCGTCAAGGACCCGCGGGACGTGGTGAAGCCGGGTGACATCGTCAAGGTGAAGGTCCTCGACGTGGACATCCCGCGCAAGCGGATCTCGCTGACGCTGCGGCTGGACGACGAAGCAGCTCCGCAGCAGGGCGGCCGACAGGGCGACGGCGGCGAACGGCGCCAGCGGGGCGGCCGTCCGCCGCAGCAGCGGCAACAGCAGCAGCGGCAGGGCGGCGGAGCTCGTCAGGCGTCCGCGCCCGCTCCGGCGAACAGCGCGATGGCCGATGCTCTGCGCCGGGCCGGGCTGCTGGGCGGCAAGGACGGGAAGCGCTGA